ataatattaattattcctttagtaccataaaaaaaaatattgttttctggTGAAAACTTTCCATGTAACTACaattttaactatttaattGTAATTCTTCTATTATTTTAGGTCAAAAAATAATGAGGTAAAAAACTTCGGGTATCTCGAATTCCTTCATCACGCGATGAAGAAAATTTCCGTAccaaataaatgatttttttaacaattcagCTAATTATCTGAAATGATAAATTTTGATTCGAATTATCCAAAATACtaattaatagtaaaatatttttttccatcccTCTATCACGTCTTTGTCTtttcaaactttgatttaattactcTTTTATCAAGTTTAATACAAGTTTTGTGTTCCATAAGCCAAGATATTTAAGATTATTGATGATGCTATTCATAAATTGACTTCAATAGATTATCTAACCGAATTTATTCATCCTCAattcaacaattattatttaatacattcttataaaataataatggttatttttaaaaatattttatttatttataaatatatcaaaataatatttttaaaattatttttaatatcaacatattaaaataattaaaaataaataaatttttaacaagtaCAATTTTAACCGTGTTTTCATTTAGAACTTCATCAGAAGTTcatgataaaatcaaatattcaataaaagtttattatttttttatttatcagttttgttgtgttgttaataaacaaaaattaaactctaactttaatttagattgattatttttttattatgaacttGAAAATAGAAAAGGATCCAAATAAAATTAGCACAGAGACCTTGATTTTGATTCAGAAAAACCatgggaggaggaggaagatggaaaaattataaaagcacTCTAGGTATTAAAACAATCATAACGAAGAACTTGTACTATTTCAGATTTTTTGTggaacaagttaaaaaaatttggacGCATCTATTTCATTTCTCATGCTCATccaagatattaatttttttttcaataataaaaatattctttgatgTGAAtaattaagtttgttttttcaataatttttatcctgtaatttaaatataaaaaggagCAAAACCCTTATTAACTAATATTCTAAAATACTGAAGAAAGAACTATAACTTttttcatatggtttttttttttcattcctcttatgtttttcttttttttgtctttttcttttctatttttttctactaccctcttgttttttttttttttaaattatctttattttttttatttctttttgtttttatgtttttttctttcaacactatctttatcaattttttttttactattaaactggttgagaatctaactttataattttttttttaaacattgtcgattgctacagtgtttccccacatgatttttgttttgttatagtATTTTTCCGCatgtttttttctgaaattatctttgtcaaacttatttttttttaatattgaatggtTAAGAATctagctttatagtttttttaaaaaaaatattgtggattgctacagtgttttcctgtatgatttttatgttttttttttttctgattttttccaaaattatcattgttgattttatttttttatattaaactggttgagaattacaattgtagctttcctcacaaaacattgtggattgttatagtgtttctctacattggtctttttttttcttttctttttttatataattgttttcataATTGTCTTTgttgcttctatttttttaatattaagctggttgagaattaagttttgtattttttatttaaaacactgtggattgctacaatcaaggttgttaaaatcgcgattcaactcgtaaaatcgtacgattttacgagtcaatacATGCTTAACGTGTTGAATCGTCTTAAAAACTCGAAAATTGATAAAGTCGGATTAAAATCGAGTAAAATCGATAAAATCGGATGAAATAGCAAAAAATCACGATTCTGGTACCGATTTTacgatttcaacaaaaaaaacatactgcATTGCAATATATGTTTTCTCCAGTCCAATAACGGCATGCCAATTGTCACTCATCCATGGTTTACCCCAAATTCATTATCTCTGAAGAGAAAATCTTTGAGATTGATGACTCACGGCTTCCTCTCTTCAATAGCTCCAGGCGATCTCATCCATGGCAGCGATCTCGTTTTTTCCTCCAGGCCAAATGTTCTCTCTTCAGACTTCAGAGTTCATTCTTCGACTCTTCATCAATAGCTCTCTACCTCTATCTCTTTATTTCCATCATCAACGGCATCCTCTTTAGTCTTCCCTCTTCATCAATAGCAGCATCGatctctttttttcccccaGCATCAACAGTTTTCTCTTTAGACTTCAAAGTTCAGTCTTCAGCTCGTCGGCGTTCTCTTCAGTCTTCACCGTAAGAAGTTTTATTTAGAATGTGATATCCCCAATCCCCTGTATTTTCCCGGTCCTCATTGcccatgatttgaaaaaaattattccctTTATAATGTTTTGCTTGATGGAATGATTAGTAATTTAGTATGATGATTTTGAAGTGATTGGGTAATGAATATGCAATAGAAAATTTGAAGTGATTTGCAGATTTGGTAATgaatttttgttcaaaaatttaTGCTCTCTGCCTATTTTATGCTCTCAGAGTCTCGTTTGTTTTATTGATGGCAAATTCAGTAAAGGGAATATGTTCAATTGatcataatattttgttaattgtgGAGACTggagagaataaaaaataatcgagATGTCAATTATTATTGAATCAAAGAAATAATTACTCCATTAATTCTCTTGATTAGCACTGATGAACTGTAAACTGTTGTTTGAATCGGAGAAATGGGGAGGAAAACAGAGAAAGATCTATTTGGTTAGTCagttaattttactattttcttGACATTTTCCATGAGAAATGGGGaggaaaacagagaaagaaaaaacagaaatgcCGAGAGAATTGGGAGGAGCCgcccaaggttgtcaaaaaatataaatttcttttgattatATTTACATTAAAGAATCATggactaattatatatatttttgtacaaTAGATAGGAACATGAACAAGGCATGATGTATAAAAACTTTGAATTGGAATGAGAATTCACGgttgttgataaaaaaagtaaaaaacctTCAGATAAAATATGAGCTTTTTATGGTAACATTCTAGCAAGTGAATGTAGATCTTTGTCTGGTTCGGTTTGAATTGTTCATAAGAAACCAATATCCTTTAGAACAAGAAACATTTCAATGCTTAAATGAATAAATGTAAAAGCATAGAATAatgtatacaaaataaaataaaaatgaagttacAAAGCACGTAAGCAAGAAGTACTAAACTGCTTCATAAAAGTAGtggaaaatgattttcataGAAAATGGATTTATGAAAGgcaaattactttttaatatttggtgatattataacatataaattgaaaaatatttgataatgtcataaaaaataagttagaaaataatttattaatttattaagttaGATAATGTCATAAATATTTGGtgtattttaagatgcttgaactatatatgaatttttatttgaaggcttgaaatatgtatgaagttttatttgaaacatattttttaatgtgcttgaattatgtatgaatttttatttgaaacatgaattttttttaatgtatttcaaaattccttacgattttacgatccgtttttatGATCCGATTTTGTGAAGAGTTTTCCGTTTCGTtctaaaatcgcgattttaacaaccttggctACAATCATTCCtcgcatgattttttttgttatgatttttttcaaaattatctttgtcaattttatatttttaatattaagctagtTGAGAATTACAACTGTATATTTCATCACGAAACATAatagattgctacaatgtttctctacatagtttttttttttctttttttaatggtttttttctaaaattatctttgtaatttttttaaaaaaatattatagattgcaacagttttttttccacatgattttcttttttaagtttttttttataagttcaTGACTATGCACAAATATAGTACAAGCCCGCGGGAGTGCACAGTTATTGCATCTAGTGATAATGTATTAGGGGTGTAGTGgcaatcaagaaaagaaacataaagtATGTTTGgcagtaatatttatttttaaagtatattttatttaaaaatatattaaaataatattttttaaaatatttatatgatcTATTAAATACCTTACACTTTTCACACTATATtccatatataattgtttttcaaatatttattttattaaagctaaaattgaaaaattattttattttatttaaaacaactcaattaatataaattttaactaaatatattattttaaacctgtaattaaaaatatttttctaaaccatgtctttaaaatctatcatgatATCAAATtggtaaaataaaatgcaatttcaACCTTTATAAACGGTCCTTCCTATTTGGTATTTCGTTCCAAaagctaaaatttaaatttgttttttttttttaattattttttaaaataaaaaattattttgatatatttttaaataaaatatattttttaaaaaaccgcTAACTCCGACCGTACATCCCTCGCCCACACGCCCCAACCCTACCTTTACCTTCTTCTCAACAGCCATTCCATTCCCTTAAAAGACCCCACCCCTCGCCCTCCTCTCTCCCTTTCTCAAGATATATCTCCCTTAACCAAAAGCAACCCCCCTCTCCTTCTTTCCTTCACCTTCATTTCCCTCCCTTCctccctctttctttctcttcttcatctACGTATGTATGAAAAAGAGGTTTCAGGAAATGGGCAAGTACATGAGGAAAGCTAAAACCACAAGCGATGTAGCCGTCATGGACTTGACTCACGGTGTCCGTACACGAGCCAGAACCCTAGCTCTCAAGAAACAACAAGGAGTCAAAGCCTCTCCTCCATCGTCTACTGCTGGTTACCTCCAGCTTCGCAGCCGCCGTCTCGAGAAGAAACCGCCCCCAATTCCGTCACTGCATCATGACTCTCCCAGAAGGCAGCATCATAGGCAGGGTGGTCAGAATAGTAGTAAATTGGGTCAGCAGCAGcggcggcagcagcagcagcagcaagaagaagaagaaagcccTAGCCCTAATCTGAAATCGAGTTCCGGGTCGGGtcaagagaaagaaaggggaGAGAGTAAAGTGGAGAGTAGAGAAGTTGAAGAGAATAATAACAGCAACAGTAAAGACTTGGGTTCTTTTGGAGATAATGTTTTGGATATTGAAGGTAGAGATAGgtgggttttctttctttttctttaatttcttgcacAAAGTTTGAGAACctcttttattctttaaattagggtttttttgtttagtttttgcgGGGAACGTGAAAACTGAGGGACATTGAAAAATTGATAtggtttttctctttctttttcgaATCCTTTGGTTTTTGGCAAAAATTGggtttcatttttgttatttgggttttcaattttagggttttgtttctCGATTGATGAGGAAATGGAAGGAAAGAACGATAATTGATGTGGGTttccattttaaaaagaatggGTTTTTATTGGGGGTTTCTTCATGAAATTAGCGCGTGCGTGTTTGGTTCCTGAGAAaatggagagagaaaagaaaactcaataattttatgttttttggggGTTTTGAATGAAaactcatatttttaaaattttttattggggGTTTCCTGATGAAATTAGTGTATTcgtgtttggttgctgagaaaatggAGAGACAGAGGagaacaaatcaatagttttatgTTTCTTGGGggtttttaaatgaatttttccaTGTCTGTTTTTAATTGCTGAGAATTTGAAGGGAAAGAGACATGTTAAAGCCTCATTTTTACTTTATTCCTGATTTgggttttatgttgttttttcttttctagcaGTGGACACTTTTTCAGGGTTTTCTTTCATCTATTTGGTTTAGTTTAAAGCTCTAGTTTGTAATTTTTGTGGCTCGGGAAGACAATAATCTGCATTTAAAGAGGATCGTGGCAGCTTTTTGGTTAGTTGTACTTAGGCTTCATTTCTAGAAAAAACTTCATTGCAATAAAGAacagaattttaatttatttcattccaTCCCCAGAtaaagtttttcctttttaaaaaagaaaaacaaattgtggTGGAATCCTTTACTAAAGCCTCACATTTTGTCTTTtaatgtgattttctttttaagagtTTTGCTGCCCTTTCTGTTTGGTTTCTGAGAAAATGCCGTGTGGAGAAATTTTGAACCTAACCTTAGATTCTTGCTTCTCTGGACCAGCGAAGCTGAAACCACATAGCTTTAATTCTCTTTGAAGTGTTCGACTCGTCTTTCTGTGATTTTTATCTAGGAAATTATTGCCCTGGCTTTGTTTGGAGGTTTTGAATGAAATATTAATCATCTTCGTGGGAAACGAGATTCTTATTACCTCATTGCACTTGATCATTTGGTGGGTTTCTGTTTAACAATGCCTTGATCATATCTGCATAATGGTTTCCTGGACCTTACACTGAACAGGCTTTACAgttcttgccttttttttttcttttcaatttgattgtttttatgcTGATCTTTATTATATgtgcataaaaacaaaatggtttTAACACGTATCCTCATCTTTTTCTGCCCTCAAACATGGATGCCATTgcattattttaatcaaaagaaacaaagccTGCTCCATTGTTTCTTTAACAATAGATGCCTCTGCATTTTTAagcatattattattgtttggtGATTCTTGTTTGAACATAAATATGCTTAATGTATGTTTGTCTTGTTATCACACTtggtttttgtttatgtttggaCAGAGGACACCATAACAGAAACTACTTTATTTGGAATTAGCTGTGCTCAGTATTTTACTACTGATCCATGGACTCTGATTTGATTCAAAGCCTAAAGAATATCCTAATAATAACAGAGTTTGTGTCATATTTGCTTCATGTAATGGGGATAGGATATCTAAAGTGGTTTTCTACTTCTTTCTTGATCCTTTTGTGTTTGTAGCTATTGTCTCTACATAGTACTAATTATCTGCAGGTACAAAATTGAATTTGGGAAATAGAAGAATTCATTTTGGATATTTTTCTGTTGTGATTCCCAAAATTCGTGAAGTTAATTTCTTGGATTTTTAGTGCTTAAAGTGCATTATAGTTAAAAATGGGTTTGTTGCTTTTCTGTGGTGGTGCGAATGTGTCTAGTGTTGGAAGTTTTTTCAACTGGTTCTATGATTGGGAGTTCCTATCATCTTTGCAGAATTTACGTGGCCTAAGCTGCCTGGAAAATTGAGCGGCAATGTCTTTAATGGCTTGgaaaaattcaagttttcaaTTGTTATGTGTGACACCATTCATGTCCTCTTCAATGTTACTTGCATAAGCTTTGTATTTATTATCAGTGCTGATAGTTTTATGACACGACTTGCATCATTATGCATAGTCTTAGGTTACATATTCTCCGGGCCCATGTCATATCTATCTTCTTTGTCACAGGAGCACTAGGGAATCGACTCCTTGCAATTTAACAAGAGGCACAGAAGACGCAAGAACCCCTGGTTCTACTACTAAGCCTGCAAACCCAACTGAAAGTAGCAGGAGGTTACATAACTCAACTCGAAGACACATCCCAACGGCCCATGAAATGGATGAGTTCTTTGGCCCGGCTGAAGAAGAGCAGCTAAGGCAATTTACTGAGAAGTATACATCCcccatctctttctttttcttcttcaaatgatttttcaagACTTGGGCTATCTTGCATGTAATGTTTCTGCTGCAAAGGTTGCATTCTC
This genomic interval from Populus alba chromosome 1, ASM523922v2, whole genome shotgun sequence contains the following:
- the LOC118055256 gene encoding cyclin-dependent kinase inhibitor 5; translation: MKKRFQEMGKYMRKAKTTSDVAVMDLTHGVRTRARTLALKKQQGVKASPPSSTAGYLQLRSRRLEKKPPPIPSLHHDSPRRQHHRQGGQNSSKLGQQQRRQQQQQQEEEESPSPNLKSSSGSGQEKERGESKVESREVEENNNSNSKDLGSFGDNVLDIEGRDRSTRESTPCNLTRGTEDARTPGSTTKPANPTESSRRLHNSTRRHIPTAHEMDEFFGPAEEEQLRQFTEKYNFDPVSDKPLHGRYEWEKLDR